The candidate division KSB1 bacterium region CCGTGTGCCAGGAGGGGTTACGCGAGGCTGTGGCGTACCGGAAAGCTCAGCGTAAGAAGCGTGCCATGGCCCCCGGGACTGTCGATGCGTACCTCCCCCTCCAGCGACTGCATTATTTCCTTTGTGATGGCCAGTCCGAGCCCAGAACCCCCCGTCTTCGTGGTGACGCCCGGTTGAAACAGACTCGGCAACAGGTCCGGCGGTATGCCGGGGCCGTCGTCCAGCACTTCCACCACGATCCAGTCTTCCCACGTGTTCCTTTCCGAAGGCATAGTCTCCACGTAGCTAGTGATCACTACCGATCCCTGCTCGTTCACAGCTTCAAGCGCGTTCCGGATGACGTTGCGCAGGGCCATGCGCAGGGCCTCGTGGCTGACGCGGACGATGGGAATGTTTTCGCTCAGGTCGAGCCGGAAGTGTACTCCTGACCCTGATTCCGCCATGAATTCGCCGCAGACCTCTTGGATCAGGGCATTCACATCGCATGGCCGTGGTTTGTGGGTAGCGATGTCCATGAATGCCAAAAGGCGCAGGATGGTGTCGCGCGCCTGCAGGATCTGCCTTTCCATCTCCACAAGGTCATTGTCGCACTGGGCATCGCCTTGAGCATGGTCGTGAGAGCACTGCCGCACCCTCCCCACGAGGGCAAGCGAAGCGGAGAGAGGATTTTTCGCGTCGTGCACCATGGCACGGGCGATTTTCATCCACTCGACACTACGCATGGGTGCGGGGACTTGAAGCTGCCGCCAAACGAGGAACCCGCCGCTGACAAGGAGAAGCCGCGGCCAAGGGTACCATTCGAACACAAAAAGGCTGTGCGTGCGATCCGTAAGCTGTACATCCTGCACAGCTTCGGCCCGCGTAGCTTTGTGTACCTTAAGCCAGCCCTCAAGGAATTGCGCCGCCTCAGGTGGGAGGACGTCCCCCAGGGAGGCCGGAGTGGTGAGTCCCGACAGCTTGTCCCTGACGGCTTGGCTACATTCGCGGATGTGCATCCCCCCGTCCAGACGGACCCAGTTGGTGGTCGGTACGAGTGCTGGCAAGGTGTGACTGGTGGCGAGTGAGAGGAAGAACTGCCAGCTCAACGCGCCCAGGAGGACGAAGAGCGCCACTGGCGGCGCCACCAGTGCCGCGTAATGTCGCCAACGTCCTGGTGTGCGCTCGAACCGGAGGAGGGCAGAGGCCTCGCGGTCCTTGTACACTGCTACAAGGAGCGGCCTCTCTTTCCCACGGTGCACTGCATGCAACCTACTAATGCCAGGCCCGGTTGCCAGCAGCCTCAGCCGTTCGTCTAACACGGCAATTCCTCTGGTCGTTCTGGAGTCGAATACTATTTCCTTGGTGCCGTCTCGGTCAAGGTCAAGAAAATACGTTTCGACATCGTAGCCGCACGACAGAGGCAAGGCGCGCTCGAAGTGCTGGACAAAGATGCCCCTTGGTGCCGCGTAGCGATAGAGGCGGGCGGTGAGCCTCTCGTCAACAAGAACAAGCTCAGACTCTCCGTTGTCGTCAAGATCGATGAATCCGCCACCAAGTAACCCAAAATGGAGCGGGGGGAGGAGCCGACGTAAGGTGAGACTGGGAAACTCCAGCTCAAACACCTCGCTTGGCAAGGCTTGGGCTTGCTTGATGGGCCGCTTGCAGATTATTCCGCAGCGCAGACGCCCCTCATCTTTTTCGCTAAAAAGCCATGGTTGCACAAATGTTCCCTTGGCACCGAGCACTTCGCGAAGGAGCCTATGTCCGGTGTGGTCGTACACCATGAGATAGGCAAGATCGTCCTTGGTGCCGTTGATCGGCGCGCGCAGATTCTCTGGGGTGCCAGAACCCAGTACGTATTCCGGACAGCCGTCTCCATCCAGGTCGGCAGCAACTGGAGCGATAGGCGCGGCTCCCATCCGTTCGTGCCACAGGAGCTTGCCGTCTGGAAACCTGAAGGCGTAGACGCCGCGCGGCGACCCCGCATATTGGGTGAAGACGACAAAGACCAAATCCTTCAGTCCGTCGCCGTCGAGGTCACGGGCATCAAGGAGCTCTCCCGCACAGTCCCAGCTCCCAATGTTGGCCATGTTACTGTACTCGTCCGTGGTGACGGCGGGGAAACAGGCGATGCGCTGGTCTTCGAAGGAGCGGATGTCCACGAAGGCCGTATCGTTGCGCCGAAACCAGACTATCAGCTCTTCCCGGTAATCGCCCACAAGGTCAGCAAAAAATGCCCTCTGGTAAGCTGTATGGCCCAAGAAATTGTACTGTTCACTCACAACTCCGTTATGATCCCGTCGCTCAACCGAAAGGGTATATGCTTCAGAAGGGCGACCATAGTGATAGGATTCGCTGAATCCGTCGTGGTCGGCGTCACAGGTAGCAAGCAGGGGCGGCAGTTCTCTTATGGGGACGAAGCGGAAGGGGAGTAGCTGTGGGTCCTGCCACGCCTCTTTAGAAGGCCACACCAGGTAGCCGGTAACGAGCAGGAAGAGGCAGGCCAGGACGTAAGAGGTGGTCAGGCGTTTCTTTGCCCTGGTGTACATGAGTTGCTCTTGTGAGCACGAAGCGGCGTTCCGCCTCGGCCGTGCGCCGGCGGATCCACCATTCCTTGCCGGCCGTGTACCGGGCCGGGAGCCACATTCCTGTGCTGCGGCGAACCGGCCTGGTGCCTCCAGCGCACGGCCTACGATCCCATTATCCCCCTTCCCCCGAGTCTCGGCTTCTCATCGGTCTCGCTGTTGAAAAAGTACGGAATTCCTCGCCCAAAGTCAAGAAAAAAATGGCCGAGCGCTGTTCCCGCAGGGCTCTGCCAAGAGGCACTGAGCCGCAGGCCAGATTAGGGCGCATCCTCTGGGCAAAATAGGTGATAAGGTGGCGATCCTTGCATGGGCAGGCCCCCAGGTCTGGCGGACCCGGATCAGAGCCTGTGCCATCTCGCATTGAGAATCTTGGGGAGTACGGTCTGGAGGGGGTCTTGGTGCACGTGGGACCAGAGATTTCTGGGCACAGTGGTCATCCCGTGCGCAACTAGGAGGCGGCTGGTAGAGCTCTTGTCCATCCTCCCGGCGGCGATAAGCTCGCCATTCTTGTGGGCGACGCAAGCGGCTGCTGTGCCCGCTGGTACACAATGCAACCCGCGCGATTCTGTGCCGGTCGGTGGTTGTGTCTTGGGAGCCCCGGCCTTCGCCCTACAACTGAGTAGTGGCCGTCTGTCACCAGCCTTGGTGACCGCCGTACACGGCCGAACAGGCACGGGCGCCACCAGACTCATGCGTAGGAAGGAGTGATTCTAGAGGGTTATCGCACCACGACCACCTTCGTTCGTGCCTCGAAGGGAGGATGTCCCGTATCCCCGCGTGGTTCCGCGCGCAACCGCACAAGATAGACGCCGGTGGGGAGCTCATTGCCGTGCTCGTCCCGTCCGTCCCAATACAGGTGGTGCCTTCCTGGTGGCAGCAACCCGGCCTCAATCGTCCTCACTGCGCGGCCGGTGGCGTCATATAGCCAGAGGCTCACCACACGGTGCTGCGGAAGTTCTATGGGGAACACCATTTGGCTGTTTGATGGATTAGGAAACCCCGGCAGCAGAGCAAAACGCGCCGGCGCGGCTTCGGGCGAGTCGTACGCGACGGCAGTACCACCTGGCCTGCAGAAGACCAAATAGCAGAAGCTCCGCATCGGTACCAACAGGAACGAACGATAGACGCCAGCCACACGCAGCCTGTCCCATCTTCCGTCCCGCGTGCGGAAGCGGTACACCGGGATCATGGTCGGGTCATTCACGCCCACCGCCGTCAGATCTGCCTGGGTGTAGGGAATAGCCACCGTCACAGAGTCCTGGAGCTCTATGCCGTCTGGTGAAAAATACAAAGCATGCCCTACGGGGAGGAGCGAATCAGGTAGGGGCGGTACACCAGGAGACTGAGCGATGACCAGCGTGGTGCTTTCGGGCAATGCCCCGGGTGGTACTGCGATCTGCACCCCGTTTGCCGGGTCCAGAACAAACCCTCCCTCTGGTCCCAGCTGTTGGGAGACGGTGACCAGCACCGGGAAGGGCGCAAGCGTGAAGGAGAAGGTGGTGTCCAAACTGTTCGTCTGGACTGCCAAGTCCCTCGCCTGCACGCGAACGTATACCTGACCGGAAGGCACAAATGGCGCGGTGGGTTGGTAGCGGAACGCGGCCACACCGTTTTGCACTTTCAGCACCGCCTGATGACCCGGCAGCACGGTTCCGCCCTTTGCAACTTGTGTGCCGTTGACCCAAATGGCCACGGAACTCGGCTCCAGGCCGCGGCCACCCGGGCTATCGGCCAGACCCAGTTCGATGCTGGTATTGGTAGGCACCCATACCGACCCTGCCCGCGGGTAGGCGTAAAGGAGAGCAGGTGCGCGCCGGTCACTGGCCACAAAGTGGGCCACAAGCGCTTTGGGCCCGTTGATAAGCAGTGTAGCCGGGTTGGTACTGCCAGCAAAATCCCCTGTCCACCTTTCGAATTCGTACCCCTTTGCCGAGTCAGGCCACGCTTTGACCAGCACCTGCTGGCCTTCTGCGTACCATCCAGAGTCAGGAATGAGCTGCACAGTTCCTGCCCCTGGTGGCTCTACCTTGACGAGCACGGCGTATTCTTCTCGGAAGAAGGCAGTGTACAACACGGTTTCGGCGGAGACCACGGTGTGACTTTGCGCACCGCCGTCGCTCCACCCTTCGAACACGTACCGCACACCGGGAGGGCCAGCCTGCGGCGATTCCACGCCAATCGTGTGACTGGAGCCGGGTTCCCAGACAAAGTCGTGCGGGGCAACATAGCGCCCCCCGTCCACGATGATGAGAAGCGAATCGGGAACCGTGCCTATACGCGTGCAACCCACCTTAACAAAGTTGGCGACCACCGACACCGGTTCAGTGACGACGAGGGTGTCTGGGTTGCCCAAGCTGTGCACATCGCCGCTCCAGCCTGCGAATAGGTAACCCAGGCTACTGTTTGCCACGGCCTTGAGGATCACTGTGTCTTTCTCTGCCACCCACACACCCGGGGGAGAAGGTTGGACCGTGCCTCCTTCTGGGGGCGCACTGCTGGTAGCGATGAAGAATTCGGTGCGGTAGCGTGCGACCAACACAGTTGCTCCGCTTACCTCGATGGCGTGTGTCTGCTGGCCGCCATCGTTCCACGACTGGAAAACATAGCGCGTGGAGCCTATTTGCTGAGGAGAAGGGGCCTGCACCGTGTGAACCGAGCCTGGGTTCCAGTTAAAGTCGTGGGGAGTGGTGTAGGGGAGGCCATCAACAACGAGCTCGAGTCCCTCCGGTTCGGAGGTAACGCGTACCAGGCCGACGGGCACGAAGAGTGCCGTTACCTCCTTTGGGCGGTCCATTTTCAGGGAATCGGGGTTCCGTTTGCCGGTCAGGTCGCCATCCCAGCCACCGAAGGCAAAGCCTGGGGAGGCCGCCGCGTGGACAATCACGGCTGTATTGGCATCATACCACTCACCTGGGGGAGGCGGAGCCATTGCTCCGCCTCCGGGCGGGTCCACCTCGGTACTGAGGAAATACTGGGTGCCCCATTCGGCCACGACAGCGCGCGGTCGGTTCATGGACAGCGCGCCCTGCGGTTCATCGCCCTGATAGTCGCCATCCCAGCGCAGGAATATGTGGCGTGTCATGCCCTCGGTGTGCGGGGTAGTAACGGAGAAATGTGCCGTTGTCCCGGAAAGATACCAGCCTGCGCCTTGTGGGGACCCATAGGGCGAGGCGATTGTCAGCAAGTAGTGCGTGGCCCACTGCGCCGTCTCCGTAATTGGGCCGTTCATGGTCACAAGACCCGCGCTGTCGGGCCCAGTATAGGACCCTTCACCACTGCCTGTCCAGCCGGTGAAAACCCTTCTTGTACCTGCGCTGTCAGAGAAAACCGTACCGCTGATGGAAAACTCGGCTTTGGCTCCTTCGTCGTACCATCCAGTTCCCTGTGCCGTCGCATAAGGAGTGTGGAGAGTAAGGAGATACTGTGTTCTCCATGTGGCGGTGACTGTCTTGGGACCGGTCATCACCAGCGACCCTGTTGGCTGCGTGCCTGAGAAGTCACCTGTCCAGCGCACAAACAAATGGCGCGAACCGCCTTGGGAGTCCGGCGTGGTGACCCTGAACGCGGCCTGCGCCCCCTGGTCGTACCAGCCCCCACCGCTTGGGTTGCCGTGCGCCGAATTGACCGTGAGGAGATACTGGGTTCGGAACCGGGCCACCAAGGTATCATCCCGCGCAGGAGCGACGATGTTGTGCGTCAGCGCATTGCCATCGCTCCAGGAGGAGAAAAGATATTGGACACCAGGCGTACCCGATTGGGGGGAAGTGACCGAGACCCTATGCACTGAGCCCGGGAGCCAAGCAAAGGTATGGGGCGAGGCGTAGTCGATGCTGTCGGCAGAAAAACTCAGGCCCGGCGGTTCTGTGCGGATGGTGATCAGGCTCAGGCGCACGAAGTTGGCGGTCACCGAGCTGGGACGGGTCAGGACAAAGCTCACGGGATTGGTGGCACCGATTATGTCGCCCGACCAGTTTCCCCACGCATAACCTTCGGCAGGAGTGGCACTGATGCTGACTGTGGCGCTGCTGTCGAACCAGGCGCCTGGGGGGGAGGGCAGCACGCTGCCGCCGCCAGAGGGGCTTGCTGCTGTCGCCAGGAAGAATTCTGTGTGCCAGGTGGCCGTCTCGGTGATTGGCCCCAGCATGGTCACAGTGGCTGAAGAGGCAGGCCCGGTGTAAGAACCCGCTCCGCTGCCGGTCCAACCGGTGAGGCTGAAACGTCGTCCCTCCCCACCAGAAACGGGGGTGGTGACCGAAAACGTTGCTGCGCTGCCGGCATCGTACCAGCCGGCCCCCGTCGCAGAACCATAGAGGGAAACGAGAGTCAGCAGGTGCTGTGTACGGAATGTCGCCACCAGTGTGTCATCGCGCGCAGGCACTTGGTAGCTGTGGGTCTGGGCCCCGCCGTCGCTCCACGCGCTGAAGACATAACGAGTGCCGCCCGCTTCATTCTGGGGCGAGGCCACCGTCACCGCATGAACGCTTCCCTGGGGCCAGGTGAATGTGTGCTGACCCGAGTAGTTCACGCCGTCAATGCTGAATGTGAGGTTTGCTGGCACGGTGCGCACAGTAATCTGCCGCACAGGTTGCGACGATGCGGAGAGCGTGATAACACGGGGAGAGTCAGTGAGGTGGGCGGTTCCTTTGTACGCAGACACGCTGATCAAATTATTGTTCGTCCCCTCACTTGGTCCAAGACGCGGCTGGATGCTCACGCTACCGTTGGTGTCTGTTTCGAGGTCCCTCCAGTTCTGCCCGGCCAGGTTCCCTCCACCAGCAGTGATCTGAAAATGAACTGTATGGCGCGAAAGCGGGTTGCCTTGGGCATCCACAACTTTGAATACGATAGGCGATGGCACAAGCTGCCCTGGCAGGCCCACCTGGCCATCGCCGGATACATACGCCAGACGTGCCGCGTTGCCGGCCTGCGTCTCGAACCAGAGCAGCACGTCGTTCCTACTCAGGGTGGAAGGGCCGTAGAGTTCACCCCGGGCGGCATTTCCCCCTTTCAGGTAGGCATCGAACAGGTTGAGCAGATGGGCACTGGTGATGGCCAGCTGCTGGGCCCTGGTGATAGTGGCGGGCGTGTCCACCGAGTCAAAGCCGTCATAGTCGGAAAACTGCATGTGGTTGGCGCCCTTGACCACAACCAACGCCTTGTCGGGATTGGCGCGTTGATAGAGGGGACGGCCGATGGAGTCGACCGAGTTGATGGCATCCAGTTCACCGCCCAGGATGTGAATCGGCGTGTGCACATTGGGTATCTTATTAAACGAGTAGTTGCCCGGATTGTTTGGTGCTATGGCGCAGGTCACCCGCACCCGACCGTCGTCGGCTGCCACCCCTATGACTGTACCACCCCCGAATGAGTGGCCGAACAGGCCGATACGATTGGCGTCGATGGCCTGATAGAACATGGACCCCGGCACAGTACGAGCAGTGAGCGCTGCGGTAATGCATTGGCGAATGTCTTCGTTCCACACGTAGGCGCTGGGGTTGTCCACGTCCGGGAACTGCGGCGCCATGACCACGTAGCCGCTCGCCGCCAGCTCCTGGTAGTAGGTCACGTAGTATTCCACCTGCATGCGCTTACCTATGGCGAAGACAAGAAGGGGGTAAGGCGCGCCGGTGGTGTTCAGCGGCGTACCACTTCCAGGGCTGGTAGCAGGGTAGTAAACGAAAGTTCTGAGCGTTCTGCCGTTCCGGTAGAAGGTCGTGTCACGGTACCCCACCGCGTACTGCGAGTACTGCTCGGCAAGGAGGCTCACGGGGAAAGGAGTGCAAAGGGCCACAATGAGCACCCTTAAGAGGAGGCGCCGCGAGAAGAAAGCGCTTGACCCTCGCTTGTTAGCGTTAGTTCTATGCTGGATGGATTGACGCATGGAGCAAGGTCCCTTTCCGGTCTGGCTCTGCTCGGCGCTCCTTGTGCCGCAATCGGATGTATTATTACGGGCGGTATGCTTCTCTTGCAGAGGACTCCCAATCCTCGGATCTTCTGTTGCACCGGTCTTCTGGAGGGTCGCCTTGCAAAGAAAAACCTGCGCGACCGTCCGCTGGTTCCTTTGCGATGCTCCGTCTGTGCGAGTCGTCACACGTGAAGCCCTCTTGGCGGGAGCGGTGTCCGACCTCAGGTAGAGAAAAGGGCTCCCTCACTGGAGCCCTCTTGTTGCGGGAATGTGTGGGAATCGAACCCACCTTCCGCACCAGAGTGCGGAACAACGGGTTTGAAGCCCGCGAGGCCCACCAGGGACCCATCCATTCCCATTAGGTCTGGATTAGAATCTAATAAAACCACTAGAAACCTTCAAGGAAAAACTCGAGTCACCTTCCGAAGGAAACCTGCACCTTGCCAAAGTCGCGCACGTACTGGGGACGGCGGATGGCGTAGATGCCGTCGCGACCCCATGGCACTGTTACTTTGCCGATGAGCTCTCGATGATCCAGAGCGTCCTTATCATAGACCACCAGGGTGATGTGCCGTGGAGGACCCGCTGGGAGGAGAAATGATTGTTCCCAGACTGGGTCTCTCTCGTCTTGCCGAACCTCTGTCGCCCCAATCAAGACCGAGTCCACCCACACTTCCACGAAGGGGTCCGAAATGCCGAAGTACTTGTCCATCGGAAAGATGTCATAGCCCCGTTCCACCCTGATGACCATCCGGTCTGCTCTGTGGCGTTCCTGCAACTCCTCCACAAACTCAGGAACGAGAGTTGCGCACAGTGCCGCCAGGCTCCTTGCCTCGCCGTGGGATGTGTACGTCATGTGCTCTACCGTTTCAAGAGCAGTGAGTGTAAGCGCGAAGATTTCGCCGGATTTGTGCAACCGGGCGTCCACAATCTCATCGGCCATAGGCACAGGCTCTGGTTGCGTGGAGGGCGCGTGCGGGAATCCATGGGCGGGGGCCGCTTCGGGAGTTGGCGACACAAGCTCCACTATGCCCGTCTGCAGCAGGCGGTGGCGCAGTTCTTCGCCCAGAGAGTCGGCCTGCTGGGGCGTGATGTGGCCATGGATGATAGGCCGGCGCAGCAGGACGCGCGTCTTTTGGCATGCAGCAGGCGACGACCAGATGATCATCAACCCTACCAGGAGAAGAACTGTCCGCTTCATCGCAGTCCTCAGTCCTACTTTTCAGGCTTGTTCTTTAGAACGCGCGCCTCCCCGCGGCGCTCTGTAATGCCTTGCTCGTCGAAATGAAGGAGAAGCGGCAAAGCATATCGCCTGGTGGTACCCAGCATTTCGCGGAAGGTACTCACTGTCAGCTCCTCGTGGTCGACAAAATAGCCTGCGAGCATCCGGCGCGCCTGGTCGACGGTTTCCCGGGGGAGGTAGATTCCTTCCTCCAAGCGCAGCGCCTCGCCCATGGCATGGAGGGCCGAAAGCACCCGCTCCGCATCAGCCTGTCTGCACCCCACCTTCTTGGCCAATTCGGCCGTATCCGGTGGGGTGAAGCCCGCGGCACGCAGCTCTTGGACAAGCCGGTCGCGGAGGGCTTGGTCTGCGGCGGAGAGCACAATGCGGTGCGTGGCCAAAGCTACTGTCCCGCCGCTTTCCTTGACTGTCCCCTCGCAGCCCAATGCTTCCACTGCTGCAGCGAAGAGGGCTTGGTCCAGGTCCCGGCTCACGGCGTCTCTCAGTTCAGCGCGGGGCATGCCCGGCTTAAGTGGAAACTGCTGATGGTACAGCCTCAGCTGTTCGGCGATGCCCCTCCGCACATCCTCGACTGCAGCGGGGAGGGCGTACATAGATTGTCGCTCGGAACCGAGTCTGATGAGGGAGCCTGCGTGAACCATCCGGGCTAAGAGCTCTTCCAGTGCGGCGAGGGCAAAGCCAGTTCC contains the following coding sequences:
- a CDS encoding ATP-binding protein, translating into MYTRAKKRLTTSYVLACLFLLVTGYLVWPSKEAWQDPQLLPFRFVPIRELPPLLATCDADHDGFSESYHYGRPSEAYTLSVERRDHNGVVSEQYNFLGHTAYQRAFFADLVGDYREELIVWFRRNDTAFVDIRSFEDQRIACFPAVTTDEYSNMANIGSWDCAGELLDARDLDGDGLKDLVFVVFTQYAGSPRGVYAFRFPDGKLLWHERMGAAPIAPVAADLDGDGCPEYVLGSGTPENLRAPINGTKDDLAYLMVYDHTGHRLLREVLGAKGTFVQPWLFSEKDEGRLRCGIICKRPIKQAQALPSEVFELEFPSLTLRRLLPPLHFGLLGGGFIDLDDNGESELVLVDERLTARLYRYAAPRGIFVQHFERALPLSCGYDVETYFLDLDRDGTKEIVFDSRTTRGIAVLDERLRLLATGPGISRLHAVHRGKERPLLVAVYKDREASALLRFERTPGRWRHYAALVAPPVALFVLLGALSWQFFLSLATSHTLPALVPTTNWVRLDGGMHIRECSQAVRDKLSGLTTPASLGDVLPPEAAQFLEGWLKVHKATRAEAVQDVQLTDRTHSLFVFEWYPWPRLLLVSGGFLVWRQLQVPAPMRSVEWMKIARAMVHDAKNPLSASLALVGRVRQCSHDHAQGDAQCDNDLVEMERQILQARDTILRLLAFMDIATHKPRPCDVNALIQEVCGEFMAESGSGVHFRLDLSENIPIVRVSHEALRMALRNVIRNALEAVNEQGSVVITSYVETMPSERNTWEDWIVVEVLDDGPGIPPDLLPSLFQPGVTTKTGGSGLGLAITKEIMQSLEGEVRIDSPGGHGTLLTLSFPVRHSLA